The Oryzias latipes chromosome 8, ASM223467v1 genomic interval TTTCCTGGCAGAATCCTCTACGGTGACTTCAAGCAGAGGTAAAACCTGGATTTATGTAAAAGGGAATCAGtgtaaatgaataaacaaatctACTGTTGTCCATCAGATACAAAGTTTTGAATGCCAGTGTCATCCCTGAGGGACAGTTCATTGACAACAAGAAAGCTTCAGAGAAGCTGCTTGGCTCCATTGATGTTGACCACAGTCAGTACAAGTTTGGACACACTAAGGtatcatttaaagaaatgttgttAACAAGCTAACTTTGCAAATACAATAAGTAATTCATGTGCATACTTACTGAATTTATTGTCCGATGTCAATCTCAGGTGTTCTTCAAAGCTGGTCTGCTGGGTACACTTGAGGAGATGAGAGATGAGAAACTGGCTTCACTGGTGACCATGACTCAGGCTCTCTGCAGAGGATACGTTATGAGGAAGGAGTTTGTTAagatgatggagaggaggtaaaaaaaattagaatttttaaaatatatttaatggcAAGTTTACAGCGGAAAATGTTTGTATTATAATGTACACTGTGTATTTGTGCAAACAGAGAGTCTATCTACACCATCCAGTACAACGTCCGTTCATTCATGAATGTGAAGAACTGGCCATGGCTCAAACTCTACTTCAAGATCAAGCCTCTTCTGCAAAGCGCTGAGACtgagaaggagctgcaggagatgAAAGGAAACTATGAGAAGATGCAAACAGACCTGGCTGCTGCTTTGGCCAAGAAGAAGGAACTGGAGGAGAAAATGGtttctctgctgcaggagaaaaaTGACCTGCAGCTTCAAGTGGCTGCAGTAAGTTAGAAGTAGTTGTGTGTGCAGGATGCTAAACATAAACATAACAAATCCAAAAGAACCATTAATGCTTTTTAATGTTGTTGTAGTAACATGCACTTCACCTGTCTGTAACCATAGGAAGTTGAGAATCTCTCCGATGCTGAGGAAAGGTGTGAGGGACTCATTAAGAGTAAAATCCAGCTGGAGGCCAAACTCAAAGAAACCACTGAAAGactggaggatgaagaggaaatCAATGCTGAGCTGACTGCTAagaagaggaagctggaggatgAATGTTCTGAACTGAAGAAGGACATTGATGACTTGGAGCTCACCCTGGCTAAAGTGGAGAAGGAGAAACATGCCACTGAAAACAAGGTTAATGTCAAACTAATGTACACATTTTATATAAATTCAAATTATAAAATTTGACCTTTTATGGTATTCTAAGGTGAAAAACCTGACTGAGGAAATGGCTTCTCAAGATGAGTCCATTGCAAAGCTGACCAAGGAGAAGAAAGCCCTCCAAGAGGCCCATCAACAAACACTGGATGATCTCCAGGCAGAGGAAGACAAAGTCAACACTCTGACCAAAGCCAAGACCAAGCTGGAACAGCAAGTGGatgatgtaagaaaaaaaacacattttgaattttCCCAAAGGACAATGTGTATAAAACATATAACAATGAAATATCTTTATCCGGTAGCTTGAAGGTTCATTGGAACAAGAGAAGAAGCTCCGCATGGATCTTGAGAGAGCCAAGAGGAAGCTGGAAGGAGATCTGAAACTAGCCCAGGAATCCATAATGGATCTGGAAAATGACAAGCAGCAGTCTGATGAAAAGATCAAGAAGTAtgataatacattttaattacttagaaaaacctaaaaacagtttttatccgCTCTGAAAAGTTTGTAAAAGTTTGTCCATATATCTTTTGAAGAAAATATAAAGAGACATTCTTCATAAAACTACAATGTTACTTTCATGCAttgcattttaaacaaacacattaGGAAATACTTCAAGACTGTCAATAAAGtccatttttaatttcattgtgAACAGGAAGGACTTTGAAATCAGTCAGCTTCTTAGCAAGATTGAGGACGAACAATCCCTTGGTGCTCAGCTTCAGAAGAAGATCAAGGAACTCCAGGTACGGTTTCTGCAGCCAATCTTGGCTTTTATGTGGGTCATTATAACAGACTTTCTACTTGTGAAAAATATGAATACTTTTGTTCTCAAagttttaattgttgttttgaaaGACACCTTGAACATATTTATGTGGACTTTAATTTTAGGCTCGTATTGAGGAGCTGGAAGAGGAGATTGAGGCTGAGAGAGCTGCTCGGGCCAAAGTAGAGAAGCAGAGAGCTGATCTCTCCAGGGAGCTTGAGGAGATCAGTGAGAGGCTTGAAGAAGCTGGAGGGGCAACAGCTGCTCAGATTGAGATGAACAAGAAGCGGGAAGCTGAGTTCCAGAAGCTGAGGAGAGATCTTGAAGAGTCCACGCTGCAGCATGAAGCTACTGCAGCAGCTCTCCGCAAGAAGCAGGCCGACAGCGTTGCAGAGCTGGGAGAACAGATCGACAACCTGCAGCGTGTCAAGCAGAagctggagaaggagaagaGCGAGTACAAGATGGAGATTGATGATCTCAGCAGCAACATGGAGGGTGTTGCTAaatcaaaggtttttctttgttcattcttttaaatgtgctttcTCAACATATAATTTCTAAATTAAACATGTAATTTTTCAAGAGCAACTTGGAGAAAATGTGCAGAACTCTGGAGGATCAGCTGAGTGAGCTCAAGgccaaaaatgatgaaaacattcGGCAACTGAATGACCTGAATGCACAGAGGGCAAGACTTCAGACCGAGAATGGTCAGTCACTTGTAACAGAAAAAAGTCCCTTTTTGGAGAATTTCAATTAACCTAAcctcttttaattttaaattcctAGGTGAATTTGCTCGCCAGCTCGAAGAGAAAGAAGCTCTAGTTTCTCAGCTGACCAGAGGCAAACAGGCCTTCACTCAGCAGATTGAGGAGCTGAAGAGACTTGTGGAGGAGGAAGTGAAGGCACGGGAACCTTTGACTACTGATTATATTCTTAGTTGTGGTATTTTACAGAATGGTGAGACTGGCTGGTCAACTACTTAGAAATAATTTCTCTGATTCTGTCAGGCCAAGAACGCTCTGGCTCATGGTGTTCAGTCAGCCCGTCATGACTGTGATCTGCTCAGAGAGCAGtttgaggaggagcaggaggccaAGGCTGAGCTGCAGAGAGGAATGTCCAAGGCCAACAGTGAGGTGGCTCAGTGGAGAACCAAATATGAAACTGATGCCATCCAGCGCACTGAGGAACTGGAGGAGTCCAAGTTAGTCAAAGCAGTTCATCATTTCATCAAACTATTCTGTCTCTCACTTCTTTGAAAACATAAACACCAACCATTTGCTGCAGGAAAAAGCTTGCCCAGCGCctgcaggaggctgaggagtccATTGAGGCTGTGAACTCCAAGTGTGCCTCTCTGGAGAAGACCAAGCAGAGGCTGCAGGGTGAAGTGGAGGACCTCATGATTGATGTGGAGAGAGCTAATGCTCTTGCTGCAAACCTGGACAAGAAACAGAGAAACTTTGACAAGGTACCATGTTCAtctgacagttaaaaaaagtaaaacatgttggGAAGATACACTTACTTTAGTAACAAACCTGCAACCAATGGATAACCTGTAGGTCCTGGCAGAATGGAAGCAGAAGTATGAGGAGAGCCAGGCAGAGCTTGAAGGAGCTCAAAAAGAGGCTCGCTCTCTCAGCACAGAACTGTTCAAGATGAAGAACTCCTACGAGGAGGCCCTGGATCAGCTGGAGACCATGAAGAGGGAGAACAAGAACCTGCAGCGTATGTAGTCCCCTAAAAAACCCATACATGGAGATGTGGCTACAAGGgaacttttaacaaaaagtgGACTTCATCTGAAGCTCTAAAAATAGATGAACTTTCTGCTTTATTCACCTTTTTCTTTGTAGAGGAGATCTCAGACCTGACGGAACAGATTGGTGAGACTGGAAAGAGCATCCATGAGCTGGAGAAAGCCAAAAAGTCTGTGGAGACTGAAAAGAGTGAAATTCAGACAGCTTTGGAGGAAGCTGAGGTAAAACGTCTTCATCTGAGTACTGACAACCACTAAAATGCCAGCACACATTTTGGTTAACTGCCTGATATGATTATTGGAAATGACTTATTTTGATGTCTGTTTGAAATTATTAAGGGCACTCTAGAACATGAGGAATCAAAGATTCTCAGAGTTCAGCTTGAGCTCAACCAGGTCAAAGGTGAGATCGACAGGAAGCTGGCAGAGAAGGACGAGGAGTTGGAACAGATCAAGAGGAACAGCCAGAGAGTGATTGACTCCATGCAGAGTACTCTTGATGCTGAGGTCAGGAGCAGAAATGATGCCCTGAGAGTCAAGAAGAAGATGGAGGGAGACCTGAATGAGATGGAGATTCAGCTCAGCCATGCCAACAGGCAGGCTGCTGAGGCCCAGAAACAACTCAGGAATGTTCAGGGACAACTCAAGGTGAGTTTGAAGACACTTTAAGTGCATTCAAGTGTTCATAGTATAGAAAAGGAGTTGTGTCTCTCTAacctttattgatgttttcaGGATGCCCAGCTGCACCTTGATGATGCTCTGAGAGCACAGGAGGACATGAAGGAACAGGTTGCCATGGTGGAGCGCAGGAATGGTCTGATGTTGGCTGAGATTGAGGAGCTGAGAGCCGCTCTGGAACAGACAGAGAGAGGACGTAAAGTGGCTGAACAGGAGCTGGTGGATGCCAGTGAACGTGTCGGACTGCTTCACTCCCAGGTTGATATTTAACGAAACAGTTAAAAGCTGGCTACAACTAGAGAATCACTAAACTCTGTTATCAATTCCTCTTTTCAGAACACCAGTCTTCTGAATACCAAGAAGAAGTTGGAGTCTGATCTTGTCCAGGTTCAGGGTGAAGTGGATGATGCTATTCAAGAAGCAAGAAATGCAGAAGAGAAAGCCAAGAAGGCCATTACTGATGTAGGTTCTTCATTGTTTCTCATAATACATTGATATAGATTTGCACAGGTCTTGTTTATGCTCCCTTCAATCTataatttaaaatgacatttaattcAGGCTGCCATGATGTCTGAGGAGCTAAAGAAGGAGCAGGACACCAGCGCTCATct includes:
- the LOC101163903 gene encoding myosin heavy chain, fast skeletal muscle; the protein is MSTDAEMEQYGPAAIYLRKPERERIEAQTAPFDAKTAFFVVDADEMYVKCKLIKREGGKATVETEGGKTVTVKEDDIHPRNPPKFDKMEDMAMMTHLNEPSVLFNLKERYASWMIYTYSGLFCVVVNPYKWLPVYDAQCVSGYRGKKRIEAPPHIFSISDNAYQFMLTDRENQSVLITGESGAGKTVNTKRVIQYFATIAALGGKKEQTPGKMQGSLEDQIVAANPLLEAYGNAKTVRNDNSSRFGKFIRIHFGSSGKLASADIETYLLEKSRVTFQLSAERSYHIFYQLMTGHKPELLEALLITTNPYDFPMISMGEITVKSINDVEEFIATDLAIDILGFTAEEKLGIYKLTGAVMHHGNMKFKQKQREEQAEPDGTEVADKIAYLMGLNSADMLKALCYPRVKVGNEMVTKGQTVPQVNNSVSALCKSVYEKMFLWMVIRINEMLDTKQPRQFFIGVLDIAGFEIFDFNSLEQLCINYTNEKLQQFFNHTMFVLEQEEYKKEGIEWEFIDFGMDLAACIELIEKPMGIFSILEEECMFPKASDTTFKNKLHDQHLGKNKAFEKPKPAKGKAEAHFSLVHYAGTVDYNITGWLDKNKDPLNDSVVQLYQKSSNKLLCYLYAAHASAEDAGGAKKGGKKKGGSFQTVSALFRENLAKLMTNLRSTHPHFVRCLIPNESKTPGLMENFLVIHQLRCNGVLEGIRICTKGFPGRILYGDFKQRYKVLNASVIPEGQFIDNKKASEKLLGSIDVDHSQYKFGHTKVFFKAGLLGTLEEMRDEKLASLVTMTQALCRGYVMRKEFVKMMERRESIYTIQYNVRSFMNVKNWPWLKLYFKIKPLLQSAETEKELQEMKGNYEKMQTDLAAALAKKKELEEKMVSLLQEKNDLQLQVAAEVENLSDAEERCEGLIKSKIQLEAKLKETTERLEDEEEINAELTAKKRKLEDECSELKKDIDDLELTLAKVEKEKHATENKVKNLTEEMASQDESIAKLTKEKKALQEAHQQTLDDLQAEEDKVNTLTKAKTKLEQQVDDLEGSLEQEKKLRMDLERAKRKLEGDLKLAQESIMDLENDKQQSDEKIKKKDFEISQLLSKIEDEQSLGAQLQKKIKELQARIEELEEEIEAERAARAKVEKQRADLSRELEEISERLEEAGGATAAQIEMNKKREAEFQKLRRDLEESTLQHEATAAALRKKQADSVAELGEQIDNLQRVKQKLEKEKSEYKMEIDDLSSNMEGVAKSKSNLEKMCRTLEDQLSELKAKNDENIRQLNDLNAQRARLQTENGEFARQLEEKEALVSQLTRGKQAFTQQIEELKRLVEEEVKAKNALAHGVQSARHDCDLLREQFEEEQEAKAELQRGMSKANSEVAQWRTKYETDAIQRTEELEESKKKLAQRLQEAEESIEAVNSKCASLEKTKQRLQGEVEDLMIDVERANALAANLDKKQRNFDKVLAEWKQKYEESQAELEGAQKEARSLSTELFKMKNSYEEALDQLETMKRENKNLQQEISDLTEQIGETGKSIHELEKAKKSVETEKSEIQTALEEAEGTLEHEESKILRVQLELNQVKGEIDRKLAEKDEELEQIKRNSQRVIDSMQSTLDAEVRSRNDALRVKKKMEGDLNEMEIQLSHANRQAAEAQKQLRNVQGQLKDAQLHLDDALRAQEDMKEQVAMVERRNGLMLAEIEELRAALEQTERGRKVAEQELVDASERVGLLHSQNTSLLNTKKKLESDLVQVQGEVDDAIQEARNAEEKAKKAITDAAMMSEELKKEQDTSAHLERMKKNLEVTVKDLQHRLDEAENLAMKGGKKQLQKLESRVRELESEVESEQRRGADAIKGVRKYERRVKELTYQTEEDKKNVARLQDLVDKLQLKVKAYKRQAEEAEEQANTHMSKLRKVQHELEEAQERADIAESQVNKLRVKSRDTGKSESAE